ATTATTTGATATTTCCATGTGGTGACAAGAAGGAAACAATTTAAGGAATCGTTAGATGTTTTTGAGTTTGTACAAAGAATACTAAAATCCTTCTTTTGTGggttgtttttcttttactaaGAAGTACAAAAGTAGGAACACTGATTCATTTGGCTGCTTGACTTCTTTGGTTATAATTTACTGGTCTCTGCTCTCATAATTATTTTGGTAcatttgctatatatatatttttagcttTACGTTCCTTTTGTTTCTATATCTGTAAGATACACTTGCCGTGTCTTGCATAATTTTTCTGAATGTTTGATACTTTTGCTTCTTCTCTTGATTCTGTAGACTTTCTCTGACTACCTATTTCGTGCAGTATCCTGGCTACATAGATGCTTATTTGAGGCTTGCTGCGAGTGCCAAAGCTCAGAACAATCTTCCTCTAGCTATTGAACTGGTATTCTACAATTTTCAAAGttctattcattttttttatgtattagcTTGTTTTCTATTTCTGACAGTCGCTTCTACTTTCCCCTCTAGGTGAATGAAGCTCTGAAGGTGGACGATAAAAATCCAAATGCTTTGTCTCTGCTTGGTGAATTGGAGCTTAAAAATGATGACTGGGTTAAGGCAAAAGAAACCCTTCGAGCTGCTAATGATGCGACTGATGGGAAGGATTCATACGCTATTCTTTCTctggtatatattttaatttccatTTTGTGTGGTAGGGCCCTAGATGGTTTGGAATTGTCCCCGCATTTTAGTCTACAAGCTTTTAATTGTGCGTACAATATTTTCTTGTGATGGTGTAGGGAAACTGGAACTACTTTGCAGCAATGCGCAATGagaaaagaaatccaaaattagAAGCTACACATCTGGAGAAGGCCAAGGAACTTTATACTAAAGTATAATTTTCCCTTCTCTCTTCtcattattttactaatttggAAATAAATCCTGATTGTGTTTTGGTGGAGGGTGGTGGACGtttcaatattattttcatGGGGCGccaatgataatatttttactcATTGTTGGTCGTTGGGATTTACAGGTCCTGACTCAACATAGTTCCAACATGTATGCTGCCAACGGTTCTGGCATTATACTAGCAGAGAAAGGACAATTTGATATTGCCAAGGATATTTTTACTCAGGTATCATTTACCATTCATGTTTGGCTAGTTAGATTCTTCAAGTCACTGGAACTTTGTCAATGTTTTAGGTTCAAGAAGCTGCAAGCGGAAGTGTGTTTCTTCAGATGCCTGATGTATGGGTGAATCTGGCTCATGTGTACTTCGCTCAAGGGAATTTTGCCTTAGCCGTGAAAATGGTTTGTCATTTCTATATAGTATTGTCTTCTTTTGGTTTAATTTCAACGTTTTGCCGATGTCTTCTATTCCCTTTCAGTATCAAAACTGCTTGCGGAAGTTCTTTTACAACACAGACTCTCAAATTCTTCTTTACTTGGCCCGTACCCACTACGAGGCTGAGCATTGGCAAGAGTGCAAAAAGACACTGTTAAGGGCCATTCACCTGACTCCTTCGAATTACACATTCAGATTTGATTTGGGTGCTGTTATGcagaaatcatcatcttccacacttcaaaagaaaaagagaacagCTGATGAGGTTGTCATACTAAAAAGAATCTCTTATGTCCCTTGTGTTTCTTATGCTTGGACGATCAGCAGATTCTAGCATGCATCGTTTGGGAATAGATAGGACTATGAGCTTATTTATGTAGAACCTGGGTAGATAAACAGATTTTAGAATGCTTCTACAATGTGTGTATATAGTAATGGCTAAGATTTGAAATCCTAGTTTGAGTTACACTAATAATTCGTGGAATAGGGACTAATTGACTTTTACCCTGACAAGTGAATCTGCTTGATTGACTATGCAGGTGCGCTCAACAGTGACAGAAGCAGAGAACGCTGTTCGCGTTTTCACTCAGTTGTCTGCTGCTTCAGACCTACAGGTTCATGGGTTTGATAGTAAGAAAATACAAACCCATGTTCAGTATTGCACACACCTGCTAGAAGGAGCAAAAGTTCACCGTGAAGCTGCTGAGCGTGAGGAGCTGCAGAATCGGCAGAGACTAGAAGTTGCTCGTCAGGCTGCTTTGGCAGAAGAAGCACGCCGTAAAGCTGAAGAGCATAGGAAATATCAGGTAACTGCAGATTTGCAAGTTAGCTATATTGAAGATTTTTTCACGGCTGTGATATGCATTGATGGGTTCTCTCTCTTTGACAGttggagaaaagaaaacagGAAGACGAGCTGAGACGACtcaagcaagaagaagaaaaaattcaaCGCATAAAGGTGTGTGGTCCCCTGCTTTTGATTACAATGCAGATGAAAATTAAGTTTATCAAGGTTGCTGTGTAGTctcgagaagaagaaaaacatgatGTTTGATACTTCGAACTTGGCTTACTTCTTAGATGTTTAGGATTTTCTGATTTTGTTCTGTAATTTTGAATGCTTAAGGAACAATGGAAGAGCAACACACATGGATCTAAGCGTAAGGATAGAGCTGAAGATGATGATGGGGAAGGTAGGCCGAGTGAGcggaaaagaaagaaaggtggGAAGAGAAGAAGGAAGGACAAAAGCTCGAGGGCTCGACATTATGAGGACGATGATGAAGAAGCAGCTATTATGGATGACCATAATGAAGTGGAAGACGAAGACGCCAACACTAATTATAATAGGGAAAAGGAGAATCAAGAAGCTGAGGAGCctgtggatgatgatgatgctcaTGATCTTCTTGCTGCTGCTGGGCTTGAAGATCctgatgctgatgatgatgatggggTAATGACAATGCCAGTTCTTTTTTTCGGTTGGAATCAAAGACAATGTTTTGACTTCGGTTTTGCTTGGGTGCAGGTACCTGCTTCAGTTGCAAGACGAAGAAGGGCACTTTCATCATCAGATGAAGAAGGTGAATTGATGGAGAGTCGGCCAAATGCAAGCCCCCAGAAAGAGAATTCTCCAGGAAGGCAAGAAGAGAGCaatgtggaagaagaagaagatgctaaCTTGAACGATGAGGAGTAGACCAGTTGAGATCTTTCATACTTAACAGATCTCTGTGTTTGTAACTTTAGTGATAAAGATTCCATTGGTTGTCTTTATTCAATTTTCCTAGGAGTCATAAGTGCGAGGACAAATAGCATTCACATGCCAAGGATCAGTTTTAAATATTGGGTTATTTGGGTTGAGccttgtttattattattgtgattgttaAATGGAAAgttacttcttctttttgtttcgACACCAGTTTAGGGAGACAAAATATACGTAAGAAAGTTATTCGTTTTATTCCAATTAAAATCTGAATATCGTAAATGCtaaaagtaaattaaaacaTGAGAacacaaaatttacatattataaataagCGATCTATTACTATAAATACAAGCTAaatgaaaagagagagaatCGAATCTCCGCGTGAGAATCGAGAGGTCGGTATACGAAGCTATAAAAACAAGTCGAAGATCTTCAGAAAATGGAACACAAGAATCATGTACAGCAACTTAGCTAGTAAGCGTCTACCgatttctctttgattttgcTTCTTAGACTAACTTTTCAGCATAGGGCGAAAAAAAGTCAAATGAGAAACAAAGGAATAAAACACCTCACGCGGACCAAACTAAACAAATCAGCACGTGAAAAGAGtggtcggtccaagatgccgaGAGCTATCCTCCTTTAGCTCACCTTTTTGtgtatataaaaacaataacaaaTCGCAAGTCCACAACACCCAACTTTCACTCTTTCaatttctaaattataaaaaaggtAAACTCCTCACAGACTTGATTACTCTTTTTGTGTGTGGACGGAACTGTTTTGTTCTTCTAGTAAATGAAGTTTTAGCTAACCAATCAATGTTTTGACAGTTGATTTCTCAGATCTGAGACTTTTTCGTTGCTTGATCGATCGGAGGAGTTATGGCGGCGCAGGGAAACTCCACGGACACACTTTTCTCTCCTTACAAGATGGGAAGATTCGATCTCTCTCACAGGTGATTCGATTTAGCTGATTAATTGATGATCCGAACTATAGTGTATATGATCCTGAATCTCATACCGCGTTTGTGTGTTTCAGAGTGGTTCTGGCGCCGATGACACGTTGCAGGGCTTTGAACGGCGTTCCGAACGCGGCTTTGGCGGAGTATTACGCTCAACGCACCACTCCCGGCGGTTTTCTCATCTCCGAAGGCACCATGATCTCTCCCGGATCCGCAGGGTAATTTCTCTTTCCCGTCAACGATGAAATTGCTGTTAACTGTgctgttaaaaatatattaatggcTGTTCTGTTTATTATTCTCCAAGGGTAATAAACTAATAACTAAGAAATAGTATTATTTTAAGGTTTTGTAAGGATGTTATGATAGGTTGTTTTTATTTGTGTGGGCAAAAATGAGTtgtttattttaacattttaaaagcAATCAGATTTTTATTCTCCAACAAATAgtagtttttgttataaaagaattattatttttgttacgaaaatcaaaaagagaagggcctaaaatgttaaaaacataaaagatgTGGAGCCTGTAATATTTTACAGTAAATTTCTTTTCAATATATACGTACcagtgttatttatttttacgggtataaaatttccttcttatttaaatttccgcGATACAAGAAAATTTTGGTTCTTTTcgtaacacgttatcagcacgatcgttctccaatttggtaaaatttatttgtatcatttataccttGCTATAATGGTCACTATACCGTATCTActattatttgtatcatgttataatggccggaatactgcctatattatttattagtaatttaattaatttattggtcggccgagctgccttatattctatttattgttaattggtcagccgagccgccgtataatttatttattactctgcattgaccggctaagccgtcgcatgatttgttgtcataacataaatattccaTTGCcacaatttttttacttttattaatttttatgaaattttttagatttgattaactgtttaatacgatattttcggaCTGATTTTTGGtacactcgatttaaccccaacggtcacaaagaaaaattttcaaattttttccatttttccaATGaccatgaacagtaattttcatctataaatacaactcattttcactccattttctCATCCAAaagatttcttcttctctcaaatattttcaaatcgctctcctccgattttttcatttcaagaaagatgattcgcatttttgattttatgtgcaatttttatttgtgtttctatttacggtttattcgttggagaatttgcTCTGGgagaatttaagatgaatatcggttttcttttctttacattgtttttcctcgtaattgcttgcatgattaatgtaaacggttccttttaatattaataatattctaataatttttatttatgtgctttaAAAATACCAatggcaaaaatcgagaaacttcagtttccggCCTTGGAAGTAACTGGGGCAAACTACACGGCATGGATTACAAAcatggagcttcatctagattcTGAGAAAATACTCGAAACAATAAAAGAAGAGGATATATCAACTTCTCATGAAAATGCTAGGGCCGTGATATTTCTGAGAAGAcatctagatgaaaatcttacgcatTGATTATGCGAGAACAAAAGATCTcttagatctttggaaagctctAAAGGAAaggtttgataaccaaaagaaaattactctcTTCCATGCACTCGATGAGTAGAAAAATCTATGATTTCAAGagctttttcttttggttatcaaacctctcattcagagctttccaaagatctaagggatcttttattctcgcataatcatgcgtaagattttcatctagatgTCTTCTCAGAAATATCACGGTCCTAGCCTTTTCATGAGAAGTTGATATATTCCTTTCTTTTATTGTTTCGAGTATTTTCTCAgaatctagatgaagctccatgTTTGTAACCCATGCCGTGTAGTTTGCCCCAATTACTTCCAAGGccggaaactgaagtttctcgatttttgccatttgtatttctaaagcacgtaaataaaaattattagaatattattaatattaatgaaccgtttacattaatcatgcaagcaattacaaggagaaacaatgtaaagaaaagaaaaccgatattcatcttaattCTCCCGGAGCAAATtttccaacgaataaaccataaatagaaacacaaataaaaattgcacataaaatcaaaaatgcgcgaatcatctttcttgaaatgaaaaaatcggaggagagcgatttgaaaatatttgaaagaagatgaaatgttttggatgagaaaatggagtgaaaatgagttgtaattatagatgaaaatcactgttcatgaccgttggaaaaagggaaaaaaaattgaaattttttctttgtgaccattggggttaaatcgagtgtaCCAAAAATCAGtccgaaaatatcgtattaaaaagttaatcaaatctataaaatttcataaaaattaataaaaataaaaaaattatggcaatggaatatttatgttatgacaacaaattatgcgacggctcagccagtcaatgcagagtaataaataaattatacggcggctcggccgaccaattaacaataaacagaatatatGGCGGCTCGGTcgaccaataaattaattaaattactaataaataatatatgcggtattccggccattataacatgatacaaataatagTAGAGACGGTATACCGACTATTATAGTAaagtataaatgatacaaataaattttaccaaattggagaacgatcgtgctgataacgtgttacgAAAAGAACcagaattttattgtatcgcaaagattttaaataagagcgaaattttatacccgtagaaataAATAACACTGATACATGATAGAGAGAGTTTATTACAAAGGGAAAAGAGAAGTGTCAGGGTCGAACGaattcactgtgcaaatagtggaGGTTCCAcgtcttttatattttcaacattTTCGGGTCTTCTCTTTCCAGACTTTCATAACAATTATGATAGGTGTGGTTTTTATTTGTGTGGGCAAAAATATGATAGGTTGTTTATTATGACATTTAAAAAGCAATCAGATTTTATTTCTCCAGCCAATAGtagtttttcttataaaatatctCTATAGCCCaacttttataatatttgttataattaaaatgtaaaatcaaCTAATTCTTATTGCTTTGTGGGAAGCCTTTgctatacaaaaataaatctaaaagcTTTTTACATTGTTAAAATATTGAGATATGATCAAAGGCAAAGATAAACCATTAACAAAACGTTTATGATTTGAAAATGTTAACTATTCACcaccaaaataatttattatgacGAAAAAAAGGAATGACTtgctttatttcattttaaagaaATAGTTTTAAAGGAACTCAAAGAATTTTTCGTTATTGCCGCCTTCAAGAAAACGTGTGTGTAGGTAACGGGACTTAACAATAGTTAAGTGCCAAGATTAGAACGGAGATGtgtgtttatttttaaatctcaGCACACATTCAGAAAAAGGGTGGAGCATTACACATCTCATATTAGAGACAGGGTGGAGCATTACACATCTCATATTAGAGACAGTTGGTTACACATCAAATTCAAAGCAAATGTTTATTACCATAATATACATGACTTAAATAATAATGTAAGCTACCTGGCTGCAAATAGTCcaattaatttgaaaaaatatttcaggTTCCCACATGTACCAGGAatctattccgaggaacagGTAGAAGCATGGAAGCACGTCGTGGAAGCAGTTCACTCCAAAGGAGGTCTCATCTTCTGTCAATTATGGCATGTTGGACGAGCTTCTCATCCGTGTATGtctttttatttactaaatatttctgaaaatatttgcaaaattaattttaacattttcagtttgattttgaaCAGTGTACCAACCCAACGGTGGATCGCCAATATCGTCAACGGACAAACCCATCTCAGAAAGATGGCGAGTTCTGTTGCCCGATGGATCACACGCGAAATACCCTAAACCTCGGCCTCTGCACGCTTCTGAGATACCTCGAGTGGTGGAAGATTATTGCAACTCGGCTGTTAACGCAATCCGAGCTGGTTTTGATGGGATTGAGATCCATGGAGCGCACGGTTACCTCATTGATCAGTTTATGAAAAATGGGATCAATGACCGTACCGACCAATATGGTGGCTCCATTGAAAACCGTTGCAGATTCTTGCTTCAGGTACCAAttctttaaaagttaaaatatattttgttttatacaaACAGAGTTTCTTCAAACTTTGCATTGAAATTAACATTTTCTGtaatataaaatgataaaattgttatatttgaaaatatcaaatattcttcttatttttacataaaatatattttaatatatataaatataaaaaagaaaattttatgtaaattaataacttatttttattaatttatagagtttttactgtatATGTAAACATCTAAAGTGAAAAGaaagtttatttgttttaaaataaattatcttttattttatgaattatttCAAGACAACGTCAGTAAAACAGAGTTCTTCTGAAGTTTGCGTTTAGAGTTAAAACTTGTTCATATTAGCTATGTCACTGAAAAATATTGGGTTGATTGCAGGTAGTGAAAGGTGTGGTTTCAGCGATAGGAGCGAGTAAAGTTGGCGTGAGGATATCTCCAGCAATAGACCATCTCGATGCAACTGATTCCGACCCACTCTCCCTCGGGCTAGCCGTGGTTGACTTGCTCAACAAGTTACAGGACGATACTGGCTCCAAGCTCGCTTACCTTCATGTAACACAGCCTCGGTACCACGCTTACGGGCAAACAGAATCTGGAAGGCAAGGCAGTGATGAGGAAGAAGCTAAGTTAATGAAGAGCTTGCGTACGGCTTACAATGGAACATTTATGTCAAGTGGAGGTTTCAACAAGGAACTTGGTATGCAAGCCATTCGGCAAGGGGATGCTGATTTGGTTTCCTTTGGGAGGCTGTTTATTGCAAACCCTGATTTGGTTTCGCGGTTTAAGGTTGGTgcgaagttgaataaatataatCGGAAGACGTTTTACACTCAAGACCCCGTTGTTGGCTACACAGATTATTCCTTCTTGGCTCCAGTTTCTCGCCTCTGAGTTTGAGAAACGAGGAGAAGATTTATAGATATCTACATCAATTCATTGatgttattttgtttattgatgTTATAGTAAACCAATAAATTCTCCGTAAAATGACAATGGTAATCATATAGTATATCCTGCTTGTTCGTGTTTCATTGAATCGTTAGTGGTTGcctttttgttttgctttgagAGCAACATGTATTAGCTCAAGTCTTGAACCAGTGGTCTTAGTCATATGTTTCCCCACCGTCAGTTTAGGAGTCTTACTCTTGGCACAGAGTTCTTGTGTCTACGGGGTACCCTGTCGCTTCATCTTTGTCTTTGATGGCCTCGGTTTAAGCGGTAAAACCGACGAGGCTTTGTTCCTTTAGAATGGTTCCGGTTTGAGTAAGTGGTTCAATTAAAAAGTAGAAACTTGCAAACTTCAATCAATAGAGAAATAGTGCAGCAGTTATTACATATCAGCTAAAGTGACAAACTAGAAACATAACATATATTCTcttaaaaagggaaaaaaaaaatacaaagccGAAGGAGGAACATATGCTATTCGTCGATCAGAGACCCTTATTTGTTGAGGTCTTTGAAAACGGGGCTGTCAAGAGCAACACCCATTGAATTCAAGCCATTGTCCACATAGATGGTTGCACCAGTTATGGCAGATGCCAATGGAGATACCAAGAAGGCTGCCGCATTCCCAACTTCATCTGCATCATCATATTCctcattttttaataaaatttccaaagaaaacTGAAAGCCAACAAAAAGAAATGCTTGTATGTATGAATGAACCTGCAGTCAGTGTTTTCTGAATAGGCGCGTTATTGTATGAATACTCGATCATTGTGTCTATGAACCCAATTGCTTTAGCTGCTCGGCTTCCCAAAGGGCCTGCAGAGATAGTGTTGACCCTAATGTTTTGTTTCCTCCCAGCTTCAAATGCAAGCACACGTGTATCACTCTCTAGTGCGGCCTTGGCAGAACTCATACCTCCACCATACCTAACAACAGAAATTAAAAGATACACTTGTAATCATCTATTGAGAAACAAAACAATGTTGTGAAGCTATAGTATGACCCTTACCCGGGAATGATCCTTTCAGAGGCAATGTAAGTAAGAGAGATAGAAGCACCTCCTATATCATATCATagagaaacaaataaaatttaaaaaaaaaaaaaaaacaaataattataaagaagaagaggaataATACAAAGTTTTGTGACATGCCTGGGTTCATAATTGGGAGAAAATGGCTGAGGAGGGAAACAAAGGAGTAGCTGGAAGCAGAGATAGCAGCAAGATAGCCTTTCCTCGATGTCTCAAGAAGAGGTTTGCTAACCTAAAAATATCAGAAGATTTCCCATTAGGCAAAACAGAATACAGTTCTTGTAAAACAGTTTCAGATAGAGTTCTTGCCTCTGGTCCATTTGCAAGTGAGTGGACAAGAATGTCAATGCTTCCAAAATCTTGTCTCACACATTCTGCAGCTTCCTGTACAGTCCAGTTTGACGATCCAGCATATCGCTTATTCGCTTTCACCTGTAAGAAAAAAGAATGTATCATAACTAATATGGATATTAAGGGTTTTAGTATGATGTGAAAGATGTATTCTCTCACGTACATCTTCAGGGACATCTTCAGGATTGTCAAAGACAGCATCCAAAGGATAAACCTTTTTAATCTCCATCAATGATCCGTCTGGCAACCTGAATTTTAGATATTAGATGATGtggaaaataaaagaaacaaagagttGATCAGTTTTGTTGTAAGTCCTTACACGCGCGACTGGTCGAATTTTCCACGCCTCAAGCTCGTCTCAAAAATGTTAAGTGCCTAGTAGAGCACCATTCAAAGGTCGTCAGTACATGAGGAAACTTAAACTGCTCAATagagttaattaaaaaaaaaaaaaaaggaaacttacAGGAACCCAAGTCCCAACCAAAATTTCAGCACCAGCAGCAGCAAGAGATTTGGCTATGGCCCAACCATATCCATTATCATCAGCTATACCAGCAATAAAGGCTCTTTTCCCTAGAAACCATTTAACACAGTTGATTTAATTCAAACAGCTCATTGTCTTCTAATAGCAATCAATCTTAGTAATGATGATTAAGATATGACTAGAAAGGAACCTCTCAAATCAATGGGAA
The window above is part of the Brassica napus cultivar Da-Ae chromosome C3, Da-Ae, whole genome shotgun sequence genome. Proteins encoded here:
- the LOC106418331 gene encoding 12-oxophytodienoate reductase 3 gives rise to the protein MAAQGNSTDTLFSPYKMGRFDLSHRVVLAPMTRCRALNGVPNAALAEYYAQRTTPGGFLISEGTMISPGSAGFPHVPGIYSEEQVEAWKHVVEAVHSKGGLIFCQLWHVGRASHPLYQPNGGSPISSTDKPISERWRVLLPDGSHAKYPKPRPLHASEIPRVVEDYCNSAVNAIRAGFDGIEIHGAHGYLIDQFMKNGINDRTDQYGGSIENRCRFLLQVVKGVVSAIGASKVGVRISPAIDHLDATDSDPLSLGLAVVDLLNKLQDDTGSKLAYLHVTQPRYHAYGQTESGRQGSDEEEAKLMKSLRTAYNGTFMSSGGFNKELGMQAIRQGDADLVSFGRLFIANPDLVSRFKVGAKLNKYNRKTFYTQDPVVGYTDYSFLAPVSRL
- the LOC106418332 gene encoding enoyl-[acyl-carrier-protein] reductase [NADH], chloroplastic, with protein sequence MAATAAASSLQMATTRPSISAASTKTRTYVVGANPRNASWDKIACTPHLSNLGCLRNDSALPASKKSFSFSTKAMSESSESKASSGLPIDLRGKRAFIAGIADDNGYGWAIAKSLAAAGAEILVGTWVPALNIFETSLRRGKFDQSRVLPDGSLMEIKKVYPLDAVFDNPEDVPEDVKANKRYAGSSNWTVQEAAECVRQDFGSIDILVHSLANGPEVSKPLLETSRKGYLAAISASSYSFVSLLSHFLPIMNPGGASISLTYIASERIIPGYGGGMSSAKAALESDTRVLAFEAGRKQNIRVNTISAGPLGSRAAKAIGFIDTMIEYSYNNAPIQKTLTADEVGNAAAFLVSPLASAITGATIYVDNGLNSMGVALDSPVFKDLNK